The Terriglobus roseus sequence CAGCGTTCGTCATGGTGCCCTACTACAACACACTGGCGGCGGACGCCTTTGGTAACTGGCGCACACTTATGGAAGATGTGACGTTGTCGCCGGCCATGGGCAATTACCTGAACATGATCCAGAGCGCGAAGCCCGCGGCCGGACAGCATGCGAATGAGAATTTTGCGCGAGAGATGATGCAGCTGTTTTCCGTGGGGCTTATAAAGCTCAACATCGATGGCACGCCGCAGGTCGACAGCAACGGCTACTCCGTGCCGGAGTTCACCGAGGCACAGGTCCAGGCGTTCGCGGACGCCTATACCGGCTGGACTTATGCGACCAGCACCGGCACAGCACCTGCCAAGTTCCCTAATACAACAGCCAACTACTACAGTCCCATGCAGCCAGTAGACAGCGCCCATGACACCACACAGAAAACCCTGCTGAATGGCGCGGTCATTGGCACTGGCGGCACGGCGCGCGGGGATTTGAAGGTCGCTCTGGATAACCTCTTTAACGATCCCAGCCTGCCACCGTTTGTCTGCAAGCAACTCATCCAGCACCTTGTGACGAGCATTCCTTCCCCCGCTTATGTATCGCGTGTCGCCAATGTTTTTGTGAACAACGGCAAAGGTGTCCGTGGCGACATGCAGGCGGTGTTGACCGCGATCTTTACCGACACCGAAGCGCGTGCGGGTGATACGAATGCGGCCTTCGACGGCGGGCATCTGCGCGAGCCCATGCTGTATCTGCTGAGCGCCATGCGTGCTCTGGGCTATACCAGCACGAACACCGACGTCACGAATCTGTATGCGTACGCCGGCCTTTCGAATTACACCTCTCCGCTGGGTGAGCAGCCTATGAGGTCTCCGAGCGTCTTCAATTTCTTTCCGCCGGAATATGTGATTCCGGGCACAACGCTGAATGCGCCGGAGTTCAGCCTTGAGAATACCGCGAGCGTGAATCTGCGACTGACGCTGGCGAACTCACTCAGCACCGGCAAGCTCACCGGCTTCAGCACCGATCTATCGAAGACAAGCGCGCTGGGAGTGATGGCGGCGGATCCAGGGGCGGTGACCGATGCGCTGGGTGTGCTGTTCCTGCATGGGCAAATGCCGGCTTACATGCGCACAGCGATTGTGAATGCCATTGCACCCCTCACGGATTACGGTCAGCGCGTGCGCGTCGCCGTCTTCCTGATCCTTTCCAGTTCGCAGTACAAGGTCATGCACTAAGCCGGAGTCCACGATGCCACCAAAGCCCAACAACGCCACCAGCCGTCGTTCCTTTCTGCGTTATGCTTCCCTCGCCGCAGCGGGTAATGCCGCTGGCCTGCGTCCCTTCGGCATGCTGAACGCACTCGCGAGCAGCGGCGCAGCCGCAGCGGCAGCACCCGCCAGCTATAAAGCGCTGGTGTGCGTCTTCCTTTACGGCGGGAACGACGGGAACAACACCATCATCCCGTTCGACGCGACTGGCTACGGCAACTACACCAAGCTGCGCGGACCACTCGCGCTGGCGCAGAACAGTCTGCTGACGTTGCCGGGCCTGCCAAACTTTGCGCTGCATCCCAATCTGCCGGAGATACAGGCGTTAGTAAACAGCGGGCAGGCTGCAATCGTTGCGAATGTGGGCACTTTGCTGCAGCCGACTACGCGCGCCCAGTATCTTGCAGGCGCCGTGAAACCGACGAATTTGTTCTCGCACCCGGACCAGCAGGAAGAGTGGCAGAACGTAAGTGCCAGTGGCAGCACATCGACAGGCTGGGCTGGTCGCCTGGCCGATGCGATGGGCTCCTCCCACAACGGAGGTGCGTCGATTCCAATGGTGACCAGCGTCGCGGGGGACACCCTGTTCTGCAACGGCGCAAGCACGACACCGGTTGCGGTATCACCCGGCAACACCAGCGGTTCCACGTGCTCAGAAGG is a genomic window containing:
- a CDS encoding DUF1800 domain-containing protein: MRSLRLFRPFAALCLSLLLAGCGSGASSSSGSSPTTGGSGSSGGTGTGTGTGTGTGTGTGTGTGTGTTPTTSVTTAARLLDQATFGPTTTEIANVQSVGVSGWLAAQYALPQTSLAVIPATLPAQCPTTPQTCFESEFWQTELSAPDQLRQRIAFTLGELFVTSTQSETAFVMVPYYNTLAADAFGNWRTLMEDVTLSPAMGNYLNMIQSAKPAAGQHANENFAREMMQLFSVGLIKLNIDGTPQVDSNGYSVPEFTEAQVQAFADAYTGWTYATSTGTAPAKFPNTTANYYSPMQPVDSAHDTTQKTLLNGAVIGTGGTARGDLKVALDNLFNDPSLPPFVCKQLIQHLVTSIPSPAYVSRVANVFVNNGKGVRGDMQAVLTAIFTDTEARAGDTNAAFDGGHLREPMLYLLSAMRALGYTSTNTDVTNLYAYAGLSNYTSPLGEQPMRSPSVFNFFPPEYVIPGTTLNAPEFSLENTASVNLRLTLANSLSTGKLTGFSTDLSKTSALGVMAADPGAVTDALGVLFLHGQMPAYMRTAIVNAIAPLTDYGQRVRVAVFLILSSSQYKVMH